CGCCGCTGCACAGGTCGAGTTGCCGGCGCGCTTTGTCTGGCGCAGCTACCGGCAGATTCTGGGCAGGCACGAGGTGCCGCGCGAATCGCCGCTGGACAAGACGCCCATGATCTGGCGCCTGATGCGTCTGCTGCCGCTATGCCTGGGCGAGCCTGCGTTCGAACCGATTGCCAACTTTCTGCGCCCCGGCGAGCCGCAGCGCCTGTTGCAGCTCGCTGAAAAGCTGGCCGACCTGTTCGACCAGTACCAGATCTACCGTGCCGACTGGCTGGCTGCCTGGGAGCAGGGCGAGAATGTGCTGCGCACGGCGGGCCGCCCCGATGCGCCCGTGCCCGAAGGGCAGCTCTGGCAGCCCCAGTTGTGGCGCAAGGTGCTGGCCGAGCTCGATGAACAGGAGCGTGCCGCCACCCGCCCGGCCCTGCTGGCGCGGATTCTGGACGCACTGCAAAGCGGTCAGCCGCCGGTCACGCCGCTGGCGCGCCGCGTGGTGGTGTTCGGCATGAGCCAGATGCCTCTGTCGCTGATGCAGTTTCTCAGCGGCATTGCCCAGCACAGTCAGGTGCTGATTGCCGTTCCCAACCCCTGCCGCTTTCACTGGGCCGATGCCATCGACGGGCGCGAGCTGCTGCGCCAGCAGCGCCGCCGCCATGCCGACAAGGGCGGCAAGGACCTGGCGCAGATTCCGCTGGCGGCCATGCACGCCCATGCCCATCCGCTGCTGGCGGCATGGGGGCGGCAGAGCCGTGACTATGTGCGCCAGCTCGATGCTTTCGACACCACGGGCGACACCGCCGTGCAATGGGGCTGGCCGCGTGTGGATGTGTATGACGAGGCAGACTCGAGCGAGCTGATCGATGCACCGCTGCTGACCCAGGTGCAGCAGCGCATTCGCGATCTGGTGCCCATGTCGGAGCACCCTGCGGTCGAGATTGCAGCGGCCGACCAGTCCATCGTCTTTCACAAGGCCCATGGCCTGGTGCGCGAGCTCGAAGTGCTGCACGACCAGCTGCTGCAATGGCTGGCCGAGCCTGCCGCTGCGGGTCGCGCAGCGCTGGCGCCGCGCGAGGTGGTGGTCATGCTGCCGTCGATCGAAGAGGCTGCACCCGCCATCCGCGCCGTGTTCGGCCAGTACGGCCGCCACGATGCGCGCCATATTCCGTTTGATATCGCCGACGTGGGCGCGCGCGCCAGCAGCCCGCTGGTGACGGCGCTGCAATGGCTGCTCAAGCTGCCGCAGCAGCGCTGCCGTCTGAGCGAGTTGTGCGACCTGCTCGATGTGCCCGCCGTGGCGGCGCGCGTGGGGCTGGCGGCCGACGATCTGCCCCAGCTCACGCACTGGATGGCCGGTGCGGGCATTCGCTGGGGGCTCAACCATGCGCAGCGAGCCCAGCTGGGTCTGGCAGCCTGCGGTGATCCGAACAGCGCCTGGTTCGGCCTGCGCCGCATGCTGCTGGGCTATGCCAGCGGGCCGGCGTTGGATGCGGCCTTCGACGAGACACAGGCTTTTGCCGGCATGGAGCCCTATGACGAAGTGGGTGGCCTGACGGCCGAGCTGGCCGGATCGCTGGCCAGCTTGCTGGGGCGCATGCTGCAATGGTGGCAAGCTGCCGGCGAGGCGGCTGCCCCCCAGGCCTGGGCGCAGCGCTTTCGTGCACTACTCGATGATTTCTTTGTCGCGCAGGGCGATGAAGACCAGGCCTTGTGCGCTGCACTCGACACGGCTCTGGTCGGCTGGCAGGCCGCCTGCGAGCAAGCGGGCTTCGATGCCCTCATCCCGCTGGAGGTGGCGCAGGAGGCCTGGTTGCAGGCCCTGTCCGAGCCCGCGCTCAACCAGCGCTTTCGCGCCGGCGGCGTGACTTTTTGCACTCTGATGCCCATGCGCGCCATTCCCTTCGACGTGGTGTGTCTGCTGGGCATGAACGATGGCGACTACCCGCGCCGCGCCATGCGCGTGGACTTCGATCTGATGGCCTTGCCCGGCCAGCAGCGACCCGGCGACCGCGCGCGCCGTGACGATGATCGCCAGCTGATGCTGGATGCCTTGCTGTCGGCCCGCAGCAAGCTCTACATCAGCTGGGCCGGCCGCCATGTGCGCGACAACAGCGAACAGCCCCCCTCGGTGCTGGTCTCGCAGCTGCGCGACTATCTGAGCCAGGGCTGGCAGGGCGAAGGCAGTGCAGGCCTTGGCGCCAGCGGGCGCGGAGATCTGCTGCTGGCCCAGCGTACCCGGCAGCACCCTTTGCAGCCCTTCAGCCGCCGCTATTTCGAGCAGGCTTCGGGACTGTCGACCTTCGCGCGCGAATGGTATGGCGCGCATGAAGAGCGGGCCGCGCAGGTGCTGCCTGTCGTGGCCGCGTTCGAGCCCGATCCCGAAGTGCCGCTGACGCTGGCGCGCCTGACGGAGTTTCTGCGCCATCCCGCACGCAGCTTTTTGCGCAACCGCCTGCAGGTGCGCTTTGAACAGGATGAGGAGCTGCTGGAGGACGACGAGCTTTTCAGCGTCGATGGTCTGACCGCCTACGGCCTGATTCAGCAGCTGCAGCAAGGTGTGCGCACGCAGCTGGCGCACGATGCGGCGCTGGACGTGGGCATGCAGGTGCAGCGCCAGGTGCAGCGTCTGGGGCGTGCCGGCGTGTTGCCGCTGGCAGGACTTGGCAGGCGAGAGGCCGAGGCCTTGCAGGCCCAGGCCACGCCGTCGCTGCTGGCCTGGCAGCAGCAGATGCGGCTGTGGCCCCATGCGGCGCCGCGCGAGCGGCTGTTGCTGCACTCCGGCGCGGTCACGCTGGACGATTGGATGGATGGCTTGCAGGAGCGCCAGGAGCCGCCCTCGGATGCAGGCCACAGCCGCTGCTGGTTCGCGCTGGAGCCGCGCACGCTGCTGAACAAAAAGGGCGAGCTGCAGGCCCACAAGCTGCTGCCCATTTATGTGCGCAGTCTGGCGCTTTCAAGCAGGGGCAGCGACACGCTGATGGGCGTGATCGCACGCGATACCCTGGTCTGGGTGCAGCCGCTGGAGCCGGAGGTGGCCACGCAGCGCTTGCAGGCCTTGATGCAGCTGTGGCTGACGGGCCAGAACGAGCCCTTGCCGCTGCCTCTCAAAGCCGCCATCGCAGCGGGCAGGGACGAGCTGAACGCCGCCGCACAGGCCTACGAGGGCGGCTATATGCTGGGCGGCGAATGCGAAGACCCCAGCTGGGCGCGCTGCTACCCCGACTGGGAGGCGCTGACGGCCGATCTGCGCTTTCATGCCCTGGCCAAACAGGTCTATGGCCCGCTGCATGACTGGCTGGCCGCGCAGGTGCAGACCGAGGATCTGCCCTTGATGCAGTGCGCAGACCAGAACGAACAACCAGGAGAGCCGGCATGAGCGAGCCCGCCAACCCGATGAAGCCCGGCAGCCAGGCGCTGCAGCCCCTGCATTTCCCGCTCTGGGGCTCGCGCCTGATCGAAGCCAGCGCGGGCACAGGCAAGACCTGGACCATTGCAGCCCTCTATCTGCGGCTGGTGCTGGGCCACGGCGCAGAGAACGGCTTTGCCCGAGCATTGATGCCGCCCGATATTCTGGTCATGACCTTCACGCGGGCCGCCACGCGCGAGCTGTCGGACCGCATCCGTGCCCGCCTGATCGAGGCCGTGCAATGCTTTCGCGGCGAGGCCGAACCGGCGGCGCACGACGGCTTTCTGCGCGATCTGCGCGATGCCTACGCCGAAGGCACAGAGCGCGAAACCGCTGCCTGGCGGCTGGACATGGCTGCGCAGTGCATGGACGATGCCGCCATCCACACCATAGACGCCTGGTGCCAGCGCATGCTGCGCGAGCATGCCTTCGACAGCGGCAATCTGTTTGATGAAACGCTGGAGGCCGACGAAAGCCAGCGTCAGACCGAGGCTGCACAGGATTACTGGCGCCAGCAGTGCTACCCGCTGTCGGGCGAGGTGCTGGAGACGGCGCTGCAGGTCTGGCCCGATGTGCAGGCTCTGGTCAAGGATATGCAGTCGCTGCTGCGTGAGAACATCGCTGCCACGGCGGGTGCCGGCACGCTGGGCGACTGCATTGTGCAGACGCTGGCTGAGCGTGAGCAGCAACTGCGAATGCTCAGCGATGGCTGGGAACAAAAAGCGCAGCAGTTCGAGGATTGGCTGGACGGCCAGTTGGGCACCAACAAAAGTGCTTGGAATGGCTTGAAGCTCAAGCCTGCCAACTACAAGAACTGGCTGAAAGCATTGCGGGAGTGGGCTGCCGCACCGCACGATGGGTTGGCGGCTGCGATGAAGACGGGAGCGACCCGTTTGGTGCCTGCCGGGCTGGATGAAGCGCGCAAGGGTGATGCGCCGGTGGAGCTGCCTCCCGCATCTGTCGAGCTGCAGCAGCTGCTTCAGGCCCTGGCGCAGCTGCCGTCCCTGCATGTGGCACTGCGCCTGCATGCAGCAGTCCATGTGCAGCAGCGCCTGCTGTGGCTCAAGCGCCAGGCCGGCACTTTCGGCTTTGCCGACATGTTGCAGCGCCTGGATGCGGCCTTGGCCGGCGATAACGGCCCCGCGCTGCAGGCCGGCATTCTGGCCCAGTACCCGGTGGCGCTGATTGACGAGTTCCAGGACACCTCGCCGCTGCAATACCGGCTGTTCGACCAGATCTACTGCACGGCAGACAACCGCGCGGACAGCGCGCTGCTGCTGATCGGCGACCCCAAGCAGTCCATCTACGGCTTTCGTGGTGCGGACATCTACAGCTATCTGCAGGCCAGGCAGGCGACCGAGGGGCGCCACTATGTGCTGGACACCAACTTCCGCTCCACGCAGGCGCTGGTCGATGCGGTCAACCAATGGTTTGTGCAGGCTGAAGTGCGCGAAGGCGAGGGGGCGTTCCTGTTCCGCGCCGGGCAGAGCAATCCGCTGCCGTTCGAGAGCGTCAAGGCAAATGGCCGCAAGGAGTTGTTGATGCAGGGCAGCCAGCGCATGGCCGCGCTGACCATTGCCTGGGACGGCAGCAGCGATGAGCCACTGAGCAATGACGACATCCGCCGCCGTGGGGCGGAGTTCTGCGCCAGCCAGATCGTGCAGTGGCTGATGGACGGTGCCACGGGCTTTGCCGAAGCCGGCCAGCCGCTACAGCGTCTGCGTCCGGCCGATATCGCGGTGCTGGTGCGCACGGGCAAGGAAGCCACTGCCGTGCGCCGCGCGCTGGCACGGCGCAATGTGGCCTCGGTCTACCTCTCCGATCAGGACTCGGTCTTCGCCAGCGGCGAGGCGCAAGACCTGCTGCTGTGGCTGCGTGCCGTGGCCGCGCCCCTGGACGGACTGGCCGTGCGCGCCGGTCTGGCCACGCCCATGATGGGACTGTCGTTTGACGAGCTGGCATGGCTGGCCAGCGATGACGAGGCCTTCGACGCGCGCAGCGAGCTGCTCAAGGAGCTGCACAGCCTCTGGCTGCGCCTGGGCGTGCTGGCCATGCTGCGCCAGACGCTGTACCGCTTTGAATTGCCGGCGCGCTGGCTGAAGGACATGGGCGGCGAGCGCCGTCTGACCAACTATCTGCACCTGGCCGAGCTGCTGCAAGGCGCGAGTGCCCAGTTGGAGGGCGAGCAGGCGCTGATCCGCTGGCTGGCGACCCAGATCGAGAACCCGGGCGCGGCCGGCGATGCGCAGATCGTGCGGCTGGAATCGGACGCCGATCTGGTCAAGGTCGTCACCGTGCACAAGAGCAAGGGGCTGGAGTATCCGCTGGTCTGCCTGCCGTTTGGCGGCAGCTTCCGGCCTGTGGACGGCAAGGCGGCCTATCTTTCGCTGCCCGTGCAGATCGATGGCGCACCCGCGCGCGAGCTGGTGCTGGACTACGACGATGCACAACTGGCGCAGGCCGACAAGGAGCGCCTGCGCGAGGATCTGCGCCTGCTCTATGTGGCGCTGACCCGTCCGCGCCATGCGTTGTGGATGGGGCTGGCCCCCATGAAGCGCGGCAACAGCAAAAACTGTGCGAACGAGCAGGGGGCTGCGGGCTATCTGCTGGCCGGAGATGTTGCGCAGTCCGCTGCCAGCTGGCGCGCCAGCATCCAGGCCCTGAGCGAGCGTTGCACGCAGATCGCCGTGGTGGATCTGCCGGCCGAACTGCCCGTGGCCTCGCGCTATGTTGCCGCGCAGGCCTTGCCCGCCCTGACCGCCGCGCCGATGTACGCGGCGCAGTTCGACCGCCGCTGGGGCATTGGCAGCTTTTCGTCGCTGACCCGCGCCATGGCCGCACCCAGCCTGCCGGTCCTGCCGGTGGCCGCACAAAGCCCCGCCGAGGACGAGCGTGCGCTGCAGGCCCAGGAGGCCGGTGAAGCTGCGCTGGACCTGGGCGTCATCAACGAGGTCATGACCGCCCTGCCCACCTTGACCAGATTCGCCGCCGGCGCGCGCAGCGATGCTGCGGTGTGGCACCGCTTCATGCGCGGCCCGGTGGTGGGCAATTTCCTGCACGACCAGCTGGAATGGCTGGCCGCCGAGGACTTTGCGCTGCAGGCTCAGGATGATCCCGACAACAGCGAGCCCCTGGCGACCCGCCTGCTGCGCCGCTGCGAGCGTGCGGGCCGCAAGGAGCAGGCCGCCGATGTGCTGCAGTGGCTGCGCGCCGTGGTGCACCAGCCGCTGGCGCCGCTCGGTGTCTCGCTGGCCCAGCTGGGCGAAGGCGATGCGCTGTTGCCCGAGATGGAGTTCTGGCTGCCAGCGCGGCGCCTGTCGGCACCGCATATCGACGCGCTGTGCCGCCGGCATATCCTGCCCGGTCAGCCGCGCCCGGCGCTGCCCGAGCGTGAGCTGCACGGCATGCTGATGGGCTTTGCCGACCTGGTGTTTCACCATGCCGGTCGTTACTGGGTGCTGGACTACAAGACCAACCACCTGGGTCAGGACAGTGCGGGCTATACCCCTCAGGCGCTGGAGCAGGCCATGCTCGAGCACCGTTATGACGTGCAGGCGGCGCTGTATCTGCTGGCTTTGCACCGCCTGCTGCAAAGCCGGCTGGGCGCGGCTTACGACCCTCGGCAACAACTGGGCGGCGCGCTCTATTTCTTTCTGCGCGGTCTCGATGGCGAGGCCGCCGGCATGCATGTGCTCAAGCCGCCGCTGGCGCTGCTGCAAGGGCTTGAGGCGCTTCTCGGCGACTGCGAGCAAGAATCGAAGGAGGAGCAGCCATGAAGGGCCGCCGCAAAGCCGATCTGCAGACGCTGGACCTGTTCGCAGCCCCCGCGGATGGCGACACGATTGCGCTGGACACCACGGCCTGGCTGGCCGCTCTGGAGCGTCTGGCCGATGCCGGCCTGCTGCGCCGTCTGGACAGCGCCCTGGCGGCTTTTGTGGCCGCGCAGGATGCCGAGGCCGGGCCCGCACTGCTGGTAGCCACGGCCGTGCTGGCGCAGATGGAGGGGCGCGGACACAGCTGTCTGCCCTTGCAGGCGCTGGCTGGCGATCCCAATCAGATTCTCGCCTGGCCAAAGGAGGCCGAGCGCCTGCAGCAATCGCTATGGGAGCAATTGCCCGGTCGGCTTGCCGACTGGCTGCAGGCCCTGCGTCGCAGCCCCGTGGTGCGTGTCGTGCAGCCGGGCGCGGTGGCGGCAGACCGAGGCCAGCCGCTGGTGCTGCTGGACGGCGCTGCGCCCTTGCTGTATTTGCGCCGCTACTGGGACTATGAGCGCAGTGTCGCCGCGCATATGGCGCAGCGCACGGCGGCCGATGCGGTGGCGCTTGACGAGCCCAGGGTCCGCGACTGGCTGGGGCGGCTTTTCAGCTCGCCCGCCGCTGCCGCGAATGCGGTGGACTGGCAAAAGCTGGCTTGCGCGCTGGCGCTGCGGGGGCGCATGTCCGTCATCACCGGCGGGCCGGGCACGGGCAAGACCTATACGGCGGCCCGTCTGCTGGCGCTGCTGTTTGCCACGGCACCGGATGCCGCCCAGCTGCGCGTCGCACTGGCTGCGCCAACCGGCAAGGCGGCGGCGCGGCTCAAGCAGTCCATCGACAGCTCGCTGCTGGAGCTGAAGGAGGCCGTGGGCCGCGAGCTGGATCTGGAAGCACTGGTCAAGCGCATGGGGGCGGCACGCACCCTGCATTCGCTGCTGGGCGCCAGGCCCGACACGCGGCGCTTTGCCCACCATACGGGCAATCCGCTGGATGTCGACGTGCTCATCGTCGATGAGGCCTCCATGATCCACCTCGAGATGATGGCCGCGCTGCTGCAGGCCCTGCCGCCCACGGCGCGCCTGATTCTGCTGGGCGATAAGGATCAGCTCGCCTCGGTGGAGGCCGGTGCCGTGCTGGGCGATCTGTGCCGCGATGCGCAGCGGGGCAATTACACGCCAGACACCGCGGCCTATGCCGAGCGCGTGACGGGCCAGCCCCTGCCAGCGCAGTACCTGGCGCCAGCCAGGACCTTGCCGCTGGCCCAGCACACGGTCATGCTGCGCGAGAGCCGCCGCTTTGGCGGCCCTATCGGTCAGCTGGCACAGGCCGTGAATGCCGGCGATGCACCTTCTGCCATGGCGCTGCTGCGCACGCAGACCCAGGCCGGCCTGCATGCCGAACTCTGGGCGCGTGAAGGCGGTGAGGTCGAGGCCGTGGTGCGCAGCGCCGTGCAAGGCCGTGGCGGCATGGCCAGCTATGCCGCCTATGCCAAGGTGCTGGAAAGGCATGGGCAGGGCAAGGGGCGCGGCTTTGCCACCGAGGCCGAGCACCAGCAATGGGTGAGGGACGTGCTGGCTGCCTTCGACCGCTACCGCCTGCTCTGCGCCGTGCGCGATGGCAGCTGGGGTGTGGCGGGTCTGAACCGCGCGGTGGAGCAGGCCCTGCAGGCCATGGGCGCCATACGCAAGGAGGGCGAGTGGTATATGGGCCGTCCGGTGATGGTCACCCGCAACGATGCACAGCTGGGCGTGTTCAATGGCGACATCGGCATGGCTCTGCCCAGCTTTGCCGACCCGGCGCGGCTGCGTGTGTACTTCATGCAGGGCGAGCATCTGCACCATGTCAGCACGGCGCGCCTGGCCCATGTGGAGACCGCATTTGCCATGACGGTGCACAAGAGCCAGGGGTCAGAGTTCGAGCACACGGCGCTGGTGCTGGCCGCGCAGGGCGGCAACCTGCTCAGCCGCGAGCTGGTCTACACCGGCATTACGCGGGCGCGCAAGGCGTTCTCGTTGTGGGCCGAAGTGCCCGGCCTGCTGGTGTCGGCGATGGGTAGTCCCACGCAGCGCAGCAGCGGTTTGCTGGGATTCATGGAGAGTGCTTGGTAGCTTGTGGGTGAGATCCTGTTTTGATAGCTGCTGGCGCAATACAGGTAAGCGCTTGAGACTGATTTCGCTCAATCTTGCAAGACGCGAAGCGGCTCAGGGGGTTAGTGTTCGTAAACCGCTTCCCAGTTGGCAAATCCCTTGACCTCGATCGGGTTGCCGCAGGGGTCGGTGAAGAACATCGTCCACTGCTCGCCTGGCTCGCCCTCGAAGCGCACCTGCGGCTCCAGAATGAAGGCCGTGCCGGCGGCTTTGAGGCGTTCGGCCAGGGCCAGCCAGTCGGGCTTGAGCAGGATCACGCCCAGGTGGGGCATGGGCACCATATGGTTGCCGACCTTGCCGGTGTTGCTCACGGCAAAGGGTTGGCCCAGGTGCAGGGAGATCTGGTGGCCGAAGAAGTCGAAATCGACCCAGGTGTCGGTGCTGCGACCCTCGCGGCAGCCCAGCACGCCGCCGTAGAAACGGCGGGCCTGGTCGAGATCGGTCACGTGGTAGGCAAGATGAAAAGCGCTTTGCATGATGGTCGCAAGCGTAGCATCAGCGGGCCCGGTCCGGTCCGGCCCGGCCCGGCTAGACCAGACCCTGCGCGCATCAGCGTGCAGCCTTGGCCTGCATGCGTGCCATCAGCTCCTCGGTGTTGCTCTTGCGATCGGCGTTGACCTTCTGCACTGTGGGACGCTCGCTCATGCGTGCCAGATAGTCGCGCACCGGCAGCTCGGCCAGCAGGTCGCTGCCGCCCACGATCTTGCAGGCGCTGCTGACCAGGGGCAGGTGCACGATGGCGCTGCAGTCGGCCAGCGTGAAGCTGTCGCCCGCGATGAACGGGGTATCGAAGCGGGCCAGCTTGGCAAAGGCCGCAATGTTCTTTTTGAGCTGCTCCAGCGTCTTGTCGCGCGTGGAGTCGCTGATCTTGCCGCCGAAGAAGGCCTGGGGGTAGAGGTTGCGCGCCACCAGCTCCAGGTGCAGATTCAGATAGACGCAAAGCTCACGCACCTTGGCGGCAGCAAAGGGGTCTGCGGGCAGCAGCGGCACCTTGCTGGACAGTGTTTCCACATATTCGATGATGGCGTCGGACTCGCTGATGGCGCCATGCTGGGTGCGCAGATACGGCACCTTGCCCAGCGGAGATTCCTCGGGGTTGGTGCTGCCAAGCCAGGCCAGTTCCTCGGCGAAGGGAATCTGCTTTTCCATCAAGGCCAGCTTGACCTTGTTGTAGTAATTGCTGGCTGAAAATCCGCACAAAGTCAGCATGCTTGTCTCCTGATCGGTGGTTGTGAATAGGTATACGTGGCCAGTTATCGTAGAGGCAAGTGGCGCAAGCCCTGCGTCGCCAACCGGATAGCGGGCCGGCTTCTACAATCGCTCCATGCATTGGCGCGCGCACCCTCCTCGGCACCAACCGGCAGCCCTTCTGGCGCGCTGGGTGCTGGGTGCGTGGTTCTGCGTGCTGCTGGTCAGCATGCTCACGCCCTGGGCGCGCGCCACGCCGCCTGCCGGCTGGGAGGCTGTGTGCACGGCCAGCGGCAGCACACACTGGGTGCCCAGCCCCGCCAGCGACGATGCCGCCACCCCACATGGACTGGATTGCGCGCTGTGCCTGCCGCTGCTGGCGCCGCCGCCAGCGCGGCAGCCAGATCCGGGCAGTCACCGCGCCGTTCTCGATGCCCGGCCCTGGGCCGATGTCGCTCACAGAGCTTTTGTCTCCACCCTGCCGCCCGTACGCGCGCCGCCCTTTGAAACTCTGAAAAACATAGCAGAGGGCGCTTGATGGTCAAGCGCTTCAGATCGATTTGAGATTGACACGACTTATGCAGATCAGGCTCAGGCAAGGGCTTGGTGTCAAGGAGGCCATCCTGATGCCCCCTTGTTTGCGTAAGTCCAGACTGAATTTGAATGGAGATGGTTTCATGAATATGCGTCGTTTTGCCGTGATGGTTCTGGGTTCGATGGTCGCTTCGTTGCTGGTTTCGGGTGTGGCCTGGGCCCATGCCGATGCGGCCCATGTCAAGGTGGAAAATGCCTGGGCCCGCGCCAGCGTGGCAGGTCAGCAGGCCTCGGGGGCCTTTATGCGCCTGACGGCCCAGGAGCCGCTCAAGCTTGTGGGCGTGGAAACCACGGCAGCCGCCGTGGCCGAGGTGCACGAGATGAAGATGGAGGGCGATGTGATGCGCATGCGCGCCATCGAGGCCCTGGATCTGCCTCAGGGCGTGGCCGTGGATCTCAAGCCCGGCGGCTATCACCTGATGCTGCAGCAGCTCAAGGCCCCGCTGGTCAAGGACAGCCAGGTGCCCGTGACCCTGGTGTTCAAGGATGCCAAGGGCGCAGTGTCGCGCCTGAGCCTGCAACTGCCGGTGCGCGTGGCTGCCCCTGCGGCGGCTGGTGCCGGGCACCAGCACATGGGTCATGGTGCGCATCAGCATTGATGACTTGAGCCAGGCCTGCTGCCTGCTCCCTTGTTTGCAGCAAACATCGCAAGTGCAGTAAGCTAGTTCCGCGTCCGGTCCCGTCCGGATGCGGATTCTGGTATCCATCCCTGCAGTGGAGAGCACTATGAGCGGCGACGCATCGGCATTTGGTTTCGGCAAGTTCATTCCCGGCTTTGATTTTCTGCAGGGGCTGGCGCAAAGCGCTGGCGCTGCGGCCAATCCCATGGGCCGCGTGCCGCAATGGGTGGCTCCCACCGTGAGCGTGGAAGAGGTGGACAAGCGCATTGCCGAGCTGAAAGCCGTGCAGTTCTGGCTGGAGCAAAACAGCCGTGCCCTGGCTGCCACCATCCAGGCGCTGGAAGTGCAGCGCATGACGCTGTCCACGCTCAAGGACATGAATGTCAGCATGAGCGAGCTGGCCAAGTCCTTTCCTTTCCCCGGTGCAGCGCCGGCCGAGCCCGCTGCGACTGGCAATACCGGCTGGCCCATGGGAGGTGCCACGGCCAGGACGGCCGCCGCAGAACCATCAGCGGCGCCAGAGCCCGAACCCGAGCCCGCAACGACCGAGACGGATGCCAAGGCTCAGGCAGAGCCGCCTTCTCAGGCTGCCTTGAGCCAGGCCATGCAATGGTGGGGAGCGCTGACCCAGCAGTTCCAGCAGATTGCAGCCAAGGCCATGGCAGAGCCCGTGCCGCCCGAGACCCTGGCGGCCGCCCAGCGCGCCACGGAGATGGCCAGCGGCTTTGCCAAGTCCACCATGGAAAAGGTGATGGCGCAGGCTGGCGGCTTTGGCGCTGCAGCCGCAGCGAAAAGTGCGGCAAAGAGTGCTGCGGCCGCCGAGCCCAGGCCTGCACCCAAGGCGGCGACCAAGACCGGTCAACCCAAAACGGCAGCGAGCAAGACCGCAGCCGCTAAAAAAACGGCTGCCAAGCAGCCTGCCGCCAAAAAGACAGCAGCCAAAACCTCTGCTACCTCGCGCAAGCCCTGAGCAATCCCTTCCCGCTAAGGTGGAAAATCGTGGTTGCAAGGCATCCACGCTCCAGCAAGAACAGGAGGGCTT
This region of Comamonas thiooxydans genomic DNA includes:
- a CDS encoding VOC family protein → MQSAFHLAYHVTDLDQARRFYGGVLGCREGRSTDTWVDFDFFGHQISLHLGQPFAVSNTGKVGNHMVPMPHLGVILLKPDWLALAERLKAAGTAFILEPQVRFEGEPGEQWTMFFTDPCGNPIEVKGFANWEAVYEH
- a CDS encoding glutathione S-transferase yields the protein MLTLCGFSASNYYNKVKLALMEKQIPFAEELAWLGSTNPEESPLGKVPYLRTQHGAISESDAIIEYVETLSSKVPLLPADPFAAAKVRELCVYLNLHLELVARNLYPQAFFGGKISDSTRDKTLEQLKKNIAAFAKLARFDTPFIAGDSFTLADCSAIVHLPLVSSACKIVGGSDLLAELPVRDYLARMSERPTVQKVNADRKSNTEELMARMQAKAAR
- a CDS encoding copper chaperone PCu(A)C; this encodes MNMRRFAVMVLGSMVASLLVSGVAWAHADAAHVKVENAWARASVAGQQASGAFMRLTAQEPLKLVGVETTAAAVAEVHEMKMEGDVMRMRAIEALDLPQGVAVDLKPGGYHLMLQQLKAPLVKDSQVPVTLVFKDAKGAVSRLSLQLPVRVAAPAAAGAGHQHMGHGAHQH
- a CDS encoding PhaM family polyhydroxyalkanoate granule multifunctional regulatory protein; the protein is MSGDASAFGFGKFIPGFDFLQGLAQSAGAAANPMGRVPQWVAPTVSVEEVDKRIAELKAVQFWLEQNSRALAATIQALEVQRMTLSTLKDMNVSMSELAKSFPFPGAAPAEPAATGNTGWPMGGATARTAAAEPSAAPEPEPEPATTETDAKAQAEPPSQAALSQAMQWWGALTQQFQQIAAKAMAEPVPPETLAAAQRATEMASGFAKSTMEKVMAQAGGFGAAAAAKSAAKSAAAAEPRPAPKAATKTGQPKTAASKTAAAKKTAAKQPAAKKTAAKTSATSRKP